In Carassius auratus strain Wakin chromosome 36, ASM336829v1, whole genome shotgun sequence, the following are encoded in one genomic region:
- the LOC113055044 gene encoding junction plakoglobin-like, with product MEMHFAEAPGSVKVTEWQQSYYGTDSGIQSGATTVRSDQDGREYSNKNFTYSATFTENPADVESQYNVTRSQRVRAAMFPETMMEGTSVLSTQMDSSQQTNVQKLAEPSQQLKAAIIHLINYQDDAELATRAIPELIKLLNDEDQVVVNKAAMIVNQLTRKEASRRAMMQSPQMAAAVVRAMQNTSDMETTRATASILHNLSHQREGLLAIFKSGGIPALVRLLSSPMDSVLFYAITTLHNLLLHQEGAKMAVRLADGLQRMVPLLKKSNPKFLAITTDCLQLLSYGNQESKLIILANGGPEGLVHIMRTNTYEKLLWTTSRVLKVLSVCPSNKPAIVDAGGMQALGKHLNGSTQRLNQNCLWTLRNLSDAATKQDGLENLLQVLVGQLSSDDINMLTCATGILSNLTCNNTRNKTQVTQSNGVEALIHTIVRADSKQDVIEPAVCALRHLTSRHPEAESAQNAVRMYYGIPAIVKLLNQPYYWPVIKAVVGLIRNLALCQANQAPLRDADAIPKLVTLLSKAHQDAQKPGSAAQQTYQDGVRMEEIVEGCTGALHILARDHINKTTISNMDTIPLFVQLLYSPLDNVKRVAAGVLCELALDKQSAEIIDSEGASAPLMELLHSSNEGTATYAAAVLFRISEDKNPDYKKRVSVELTHSLFKHDPASWEMARNMVEPGLPEDEMDGYGHAGFQGYSDGMHVDGMTLDQEMVEDFGPGMGYNQMPRHYNDF from the exons ATGGAAATGCACT TTGCAGAGGCCCCAGGCTCAGTGAAGGTCACAGAATGGCAGCAGTCGTATTACGGGACAGATTCAGGCATCCAGTCAGGAGCCACTACGGTTCGCTCAGATCAAGATGGAAGAGAGTACAGCAACAAGAATTTCACCTACTCCGCCACATTCACAGAGAACcctgcag ATGTGGAGTCTCAGTATAATGTGACTCGTTCCCAGCGTGTGAGGGCGGCCATGTTTCCTGAGACCATGATGGAGGGAACGTCCGTCCTTTCCACTCAGATGGATTCGTCCCAGCAAACCAATGTACAGAAGCTGGCCGAACCGTCTCAGCAGCTCAAAGCCGCCATCATTCATCTCATCAACTATCAGGACGACGCCGAACTCGCCACACGCGCCATTCCAGAGCTCATCAAACTCCTCAACGATGAAGACCAG GTCGTGGTGAATAAGGCAGCTATGATCGTGAACCAGCTGACCCGCAAGGAGGCGTCCCGTCGGGCTATGATGCAGTCCCCACAAATGGCGGCCGCTGTGGTGAGAGCCATGCAGAACACATCCGACATGGAGACGACCCGCGCCACAGCCAGCATCCTGCACAACCTTTCGCACCAGCGCGAGGGGCTGCTCGCCATCTTTAAATCAGGAGGCATTCCCGCTCTGGTGCGCTTGCTGAG TTCTCCGATGGACTCAGTTCTTTTCTATGCGATCACCACCCTGCACAACCTGCTTCTGCATCAGGAGGGAGCCAAGATGGCAGTGCGTCTGGCTGATGGTCTGCAGAGGATGGTTCCCTTGCTGAAGAAAAGCAACCCCAAGTTCCTGGCCATCACCACGGACTGCCTACAGCTGCTTTCCTATGGCAACCAGGAGAGCAAG CTGATTATCCTGGCTAACGGTGGCCCTGAAGGTCTAGTGCACATCATGAGGACTAACACCTATGAGAAGCTGCTCTGGACCACTAGCCGTGTGCTCAAAGTGCTCTCTGTCTGTCCTAGTAACAAACCTGCTATTGTGGATGCTG GTGGAATGCAAGCTCTTGGTAAGCATCTAAATGGCTCTACTCAACGTCTGAATCAAAACTGCCTGTGGACCTTGAGAAACTTGTCAGACGCTGCAACCAAACAG GACGGACTGGAAAATCTACTCCAAGTGCTGGTGGGCCAGCTGTCCTCTGATGACATCAACATGCTGACCTGTGCCACGGGCATCCTGTCCAACCTCACCTGCAACAACACACGCAACAAAACACAGGTGACCCAGAGTAATGGCGTGGAGGCTCTGATTCACACCATCGTGAGGGCCGATTCAAAACAGGACGTGATCGAGCCAGCTGTCTGTGCCCTGCGCCACCTCACCAGCCGGCACCCGGAGGCAGAGTCTGCACAGAATGCTGTACGAATGTATTACGGCATCCCCGCTATTGTCAAATTACTCAATCAGCCCTACTACTGGCCAGTCATTAAG GCTGTGGTTGGTCTGATCCGTAACCTGGCGCTGTGTCAAGCCAATCAGGCTCCTTTGAGAGACGCTGATGCCATTCCCAAACTGGTCACTTTGCTTTCGAAAGCTCATCAGGATGCACAGAAACCTGGTTCAGCTGCTCAACAAACATACCAG gaTGGGGTGAGAATGGAGGAGATCGTGGAGGGCTGCACTGGTGCTCTGCATATCTTGGCCAGAGATCATATTAACAAAACCACCATTTCCAACATGGACACCATTCCTCTCTTTGTTCAG CTGTTGTATTCTCCATTGGATAACGTCAAGCGTGTGGCAGCTGGTGTTCTGTGTGAACTGGCTCTTGATAAACAGTCCGCAGAGATCATTGATTCAGAAGGAGCCTCTGCTCCTCTCATGGAGCTCCTCCACTCCAGCAACGAAGGGACCG CCACCTATGCTGCTGCAGTTCTCTTCCGAATTTCCGAGGACAAAAACCCCGACTATAAGAAACGAGTTTCAGTGgagctcacacactcactcttcaAACACGACCCTGCTTCTTGGGAAATG